The DNA region CCTGCCTGTCAAACTGTCCAATGCTTTGAATTCGACGATGATCTTTTCAAAACAAACCATATCTGCTATGTATTCCTTCCGCAAGATATGATGTTTGTATTTGATTTGTAAAACCTGTTGTGAAACGAAGGGAATTTTTCTTTCAGTCGATTCGATTTCCATTGCTTCCTGATAAACTGGTTCCAGAAATCCATGACCCAAGGTGCGGTGAACATTCATCGCCGCCCCGACAATCGCAAACACCTCATCTTTGTAAATCAAATCAGCCATGGAACCTCCTAAAAAATTCGTGTTCTTTCGTGCCCTTCGTGGATTCTACCCCATTGCTCGTTTCGTCCTATCTTTCCCTCTCGATCTCATAAAATCCAGCACGCGCGGCATCACATCCGAATACATCTTGTACCAGAATTTATTCGGCGCAAAATCATACGCGCCGAGCGTCCGCACCACCTCACCGCCCAAGCCTTCCTTGAAACGGTACACGCCCCACATCGAGTCGCTTTCATCGAAAACGTCCGGCGCACCCCACAGGTCGTAGGTCGAACAGCCGCGTGACCTGGCGAGTTTCATCGCTTCCCATTGCAGGAGATAAGTCGGCATCTTCTCGCGGTGGATGCTCCGCGACATGCCATACACGTAATATGCGTGCCCCGCAAACATAAAGACGAAGATCGCGGCAACAGGCTCCCCATCCACTTCGGCGATCAAGGGGACGGCGGATGGCTCCGCAGATTGCATAAATATCTTCCAAACCGTCATGTAATAATTCTCATCACGGATCACAAAACCATCGCGCACCGACGTTTCGGCATACATTTTGAATAGCAATCCCAGATCCTCCAGCTTGCCTACGCGCAACACCACACCCTTCTTCTCCGCAAGACGGACGTTGTAACGCGTCTTCTGCTTCATGCGCATCAGGATATCTTCTTCGCTGGCGGATAGATCCACGATGACCGTATTGCGGAATTGGATCTGGTCGGATGACTCCGCCCATCCCCTGCGCCTCAAATCGGACCTCACAGCCTGTCCGCCGTTTTCTGTGACCTCATCCACGCCCCCAGGGACTCCGCGCCCCAGGACGACATCCGAGTCAATTTTCAGGAAGATCGCGCCTTCTTTCTTCGCGAAGGATTGCAGATCATCCAATACGCGCTTGCACAGGGACTCATTCGTCCAATCCATGAGTGGACCTTTGGGAGCGTAGAGAATGGAGAGACGGGCGGCAAATCCACGCGAGATGATTTGGCGCTTAAGAATGAGCGCGGCAGCGATGATTGGTGAGTGGAAAGTGGAAAGTGCGGCTATGTTACTTTCCACTTTCCACTTTCCATCTTCCGTCCAGACAGCATAACATGGAATCCACCCATACTTCGCCTTCACCTGTCCCCATTCGTAGGTTTGCAGGAAGTGCGGGTCGGGAAGTTTGGAGATGATCTCGTTCCAGATATTGCCGGTCACGATTCACGATTCCCAATAAATTTCAAATACATCCAATACAACAACGGATTGTACACTCTATCCAATGCCTGCGCGGCACGTTTGACTTCACCGCCAAATCCGCGTTTGAAACGATAGACGCCCCACAAGCCGTCACTGCGCTTCTCGAATTGGGCTTCGAGCGTCTCTTCATCCTCGTCAGGGACGCCCCACAGGTCGTATTCTTCGCATCCGCGCGCCTTTGCCCAGCGAATGGCTTCCCATTGGATGAGATAGGCAGGCATACGGTTGCGTTCTTCGTTATTCGACGCGCCATACACATACCAGGCGCGCTTGCCGTTTGCAAAGACCATCAATGAAGCCAGCGGCTTGCCTTCGTATTCAGCGAGGAGCAATTCACATGTCCCTTTCGGGTGGAAGAGATCGTAGGCGCATTGATAATATTCTTTGGAATGCACGCCGAATTTGTCACGTCCGCTTGTGACGGTCATCATCTCATGGAAGGACGCGACATCATCCCACACGCGGACAGTCACGCCTTTTTTCTCGGCGAGGCGGATGTTGTAGCGGCATTTTGGTTTCATGCGCGCAAGAATTTGTTCTTCATCTTCCTTGATGGAAACAATGACAGTGCGGGGAGGTTGGATGTTGTGCGGAGAAATACGGAAAGCAGATGGCTGGAAACTGAATTCTTCTTCCCATGCATCAGGTTCGACCTTCAGGAAAACGGCGCGATTCTTTTTGCAAATAAGATCTACTTCATGCCAGAATTTATCACTGTCAACCGTCCACTGTCCACCGTCAACGGGCTTCGGCATGTAGCCGAGAGTCAAGCCCAAAGGCAGGCGGCGGAAGAGGATTTGAGCGCCAACTTCCCCGTCGAGGATGAAGCGGACGGGGTTCCATCCGAAATCTTTCTTTAATTCGCCCCACTCACCCATCTGCAAGAGATGGGCGTTCGGGAATTTCGTCAAAAAATCATTCCACTCGGTAAGGGTCACTTCGGTCATTATTATGTCGTTTCGTAATGTAACAACCCTACAACTTCTTCACAGAGCTTGAGGGGAGAAAATGATTGATGGTTTGGACCAGATGCTCGGTGCGGGAATGAAGCGCAAGGTCGGCGAGTTGGTTAATGGTTTCGGCAAGCGAATCGCCATCCACGTGCTCTTCCTTCGACATGCGGAAGATTTCAGGATGTTCGGTGCGCTCGAAGTCCACGCCGTCTTCGAGAAGATCTTCACGCAGTTTGTCGCCGGGACGCGCGCCGGTAAAGTGGATGTCAATATCGCGGTAGGGTTCGAGACCCGAAAGGCGGATGAGGTCTTCGGCAAGGTCAAGGATGCGCACCTGCTCGCCCATATTGAGCATGAAGACTTCGCCGCCCGTTCCCATGGAAGCGGCTTGCAGCACGAGATGCACGGCTTCGGGGATGGTCATGAAATAACGCTGCATGTCGCGGTGCGTGAGCGTGATGGGACCGCCGCGCGCAATCTGTTTTTTGAAAATGGGAACGACACTGCCGCGGCTGCCAAGCACATTGCCAAAGCGGACGACCGAATACAGCAGGTCCCCCCGCTGGGCGGCGTCAAGGACGACCATTTCGGCAAGACGTTTGGTGGCACCCATGACACTCATCGGACGCACGGCTTTATCGGTGGATATCAACACGAATCTTTCGACGTTATGTTTGGTTGCCGCAGCGACAACATTCCGCGTGCCGATCACGTTATTCGTGACCGCTTCCTCGACGTTGGCTTCCATTAGCGGAACATGTTTGTGCGCCGCCGCATGGAAGACGACCTGCGGTTGATACCGGGCAAAAACCTTCTCCATCCGATTCAGGTCGCGGACATCGGCGATGACTGCCTGGATGTTGAGCGTCGGAAAATCATCCTTGAGTTCCATCAATGACTCGAAGATGCTGTTTTCCCCATGCCCAAGCAGGACGAGTTCGGTGGGGTTCCAACGCGCAATCTGACGGCAGATCTCGCGTCCGATGGAACCGCCAGCCCCTGTGACCAACACACGCTTGCCGCCAAAAATGGACCCGATCAGATGGTCGTCAATTTTCGCAGGCTCGCGGCGCAGGAGGTCGGTGATATCCACTTCGCGCAGGCGGTTGACGCTGACCTTGCCGCCGATCAACTCATAAAAGCCGGGGATGATGCGTGAGGGAATTCCGCGCTTTCGGCAGGCGTCATTGACCAAGCGGATGATCCGCCCGGGCGCGGCAGGGATGGCAATGATGACTTCGTCCACTTGTTGGGTGTCGAGGGCGTTCTCGAGCTGGTCAATTTTGCCAATGACCGAAACGCCGTAGATCTGGTGATTTTGCTTCGCGGGATCATCATCCAGAAAACCGACCGGGGTGAGATTCAGGGATGATGATTTCTGCAACTCGCGGACGACGAGCGCTCCCGCATCCCCCGCCCCGAGGACGAGCGCGC from Anaerolineales bacterium includes:
- a CDS encoding GxxExxY protein, coding for MADLIYKDEVFAIVGAAMNVHRTLGHGFLEPVYQEAMEIESTERKIPFVSQQVLQIKYKHHILRKEYIADMVCFEKIIVEFKALDSLTGREESQVINYLKASGYKVGVLINFGGHPKLEWKRFVY
- a CDS encoding peptidoglycan bridge formation glycyltransferase FemA/FemB family protein — its product is MTGNIWNEIISKLPDPHFLQTYEWGQVKAKYGWIPCYAVWTEDGKWKVESNIAALSTFHSPIIAAALILKRQIISRGFAARLSILYAPKGPLMDWTNESLCKRVLDDLQSFAKKEGAIFLKIDSDVVLGRGVPGGVDEVTENGGQAVRSDLRRRGWAESSDQIQFRNTVIVDLSASEEDILMRMKQKTRYNVRLAEKKGVVLRVGKLEDLGLLFKMYAETSVRDGFVIRDENYYMTVWKIFMQSAEPSAVPLIAEVDGEPVAAIFVFMFAGHAYYVYGMSRSIHREKMPTYLLQWEAMKLARSRGCSTYDLWGAPDVFDESDSMWGVYRFKEGLGGEVVRTLGAYDFAPNKFWYKMYSDVMPRVLDFMRSRGKDRTKRAMG
- a CDS encoding peptidoglycan bridge formation glycyltransferase FemA/FemB family protein; amino-acid sequence: MTEVTLTEWNDFLTKFPNAHLLQMGEWGELKKDFGWNPVRFILDGEVGAQILFRRLPLGLTLGYMPKPVDGGQWTVDSDKFWHEVDLICKKNRAVFLKVEPDAWEEEFSFQPSAFRISPHNIQPPRTVIVSIKEDEEQILARMKPKCRYNIRLAEKKGVTVRVWDDVASFHEMMTVTSGRDKFGVHSKEYYQCAYDLFHPKGTCELLLAEYEGKPLASLMVFANGKRAWYVYGASNNEERNRMPAYLIQWEAIRWAKARGCEEYDLWGVPDEDEETLEAQFEKRSDGLWGVYRFKRGFGGEVKRAAQALDRVYNPLLYWMYLKFIGNRES
- a CDS encoding nucleoside-diphosphate sugar epimerase/dehydratase, giving the protein MTSRPHVRNRFVLIGDIALIIVSVLGSFALRLDVRELPYYFPAALVMCAVALAVKIPVYYSFGLYRRLWVYASTNELRLIIVAVTTASVLTGGLMLVFISLGWIQPGMPRSALGIDWLISLILIGGSRFVLRILAEQSVAQTKDKTRRALVLGAGDAGALVVRELQKSSSLNLTPVGFLDDDPAKQNHQIYGVSVIGKIDQLENALDTQQVDEVIIAIPAAPGRIIRLVNDACRKRGIPSRIIPGFYELIGGKVSVNRLREVDITDLLRREPAKIDDHLIGSIFGGKRVLVTGAGGSIGREICRQIARWNPTELVLLGHGENSIFESLMELKDDFPTLNIQAVIADVRDLNRMEKVFARYQPQVVFHAAAHKHVPLMEANVEEAVTNNVIGTRNVVAAATKHNVERFVLISTDKAVRPMSVMGATKRLAEMVVLDAAQRGDLLYSVVRFGNVLGSRGSVVPIFKKQIARGGPITLTHRDMQRYFMTIPEAVHLVLQAASMGTGGEVFMLNMGEQVRILDLAEDLIRLSGLEPYRDIDIHFTGARPGDKLREDLLEDGVDFERTEHPEIFRMSKEEHVDGDSLAETINQLADLALHSRTEHLVQTINHFLPSSSVKKL